In Streptomyces sp. NBC_00683, the DNA window CGACTCCACACTGAACCGCATGGGCGTACGGATGGGCTCCGCCGACATCTACGCAGTCGTCGAGCAGTTCCCCGAAGTCGCCGACAGCCTCGTCATCGGTGTGGAACAGCCTGACGGCGGCTACTTCATGCCCCTGTTCGTGGTGACCGCCGGGGGCACGGCACTCGACCGCGGACTGCGCGAGCGGCTGGCCGGAGCGATCAAGCGCCAGTTGTCGCCGCGCCATGTGCCCGACGTGATCGTGCAGATCCCCGCTGTCCCGCGCACGCTCACCGGCAAGAAGCTCGAAGTACCCGTCAAGCGCATTCTGCAGGGTTCCGCAGTCACCGACGTCAGCAGCGAAGGATCAGTGACCGACTTCGAGATGCTGGCCTGGTTCGCGGACTTCGCGGCCCGTTCGGCAGGGGACAGCTGAACGCACCGGTCTGACGCGGGTGACTGCCTGCACGCGGCAACGCGGCGGCCACCGCGGTGACATCCATCGGCGACCCCGAGTCCGAGCTGTGCAAGACCCATCAGCGCTGCGGCCCGACTCCTTCCCGCCGCACCCGCACCGCTCCCGGCCGCTCCCGCGTCCGCATCGCACCGCGGACACCTCGACCGATCCACCTCTTCCGGACCACCCGAAAAGCGTGACGCCCGGGACCGATGCAGCGGTTACTCCGGTGCGCGGTTCGGCGGCGCGGTGCGACAGGAGCGGGCCCACCGGTACGCGGTTCCATCCGTAATGCGAACTGCACATTGAGGACAAGCGGCGAAAACTGTGGCACGTTTAGGAAACGTTAAGTAAATTATGTCGTTTGCTGGCAATGAAGGGCGACGGGAACCGTTGACGGGAACCGGAAATTCCGAGACCTTCATGGCGTCAAGCATTTCCGTTCCATCGCGAAAGCTGGGATGCCCGTGAGAAGAACTCAACGCTTTGCCACTTCCGCCATGACCGCTGCAGCCGTGTTCACAGCATTATTCACCTGGCCGGCAGCGGAATCTGCGCAAGCGTTCCCCGCGACCCCCAAGCAGACCGTGGTGAATTATCTGCAGACAATCTCCGGAAACAACATCGTTTCCGGGCAGCACAACAAGGAGCCTGCGTCGGCTCCCGGGCAGTACACGCAACAGGTCAAGGACGTCACCGGGCAGTACCCCGGCTTGTGGGGCGGCGACCTGATGTTCAACGCCGCGGACGTCGCCAATCGCCAGCGCGTGGTGGACCAGGCGAAGACCGAGTGGGCCAACGGGTCACTGGTCTCCCTGACCTGGCATGCCTGTCCGCCGACCGGCGGAAGCACGTGTGCGTTCGAGGGTGGCGTCAAGTCGAACATATCGAACACGCAGTTCTCGCAGATCGTCACCAACGGCAGCGCCCTGAACACCACGTGGAAGCGGCGTCTCGACGAGGTCGCCCCTTACCTGCAACAGCTGAAGAACGCGGGAATCCCCGTTCTCTTCCGCCCGTTCCACGAGATGAACGAATCGTGGAACTGGTGGGGCAACCGACCGGGGACCAACGGAAGCGCGCGGCTGTTCCAGATCACGCGTGACTACCTCGCGGGAACCAAGGGGCTGGACAATCTCATCTGGGTATGGAACGTGCAGGACAACCCGGCCGGCGGGTGGAGTAATTACTACCCCGGAAATCAGTACGCCGATGTCGTCTCACTCGACGTCTGGTACAAGAGCCACCCGAGTTCCGCCGATTACCAGCAGATGAGGAACATCGCCGGGACAAAACCCATGGCCATCGGGGAAATCGGCAAGATGCCGACCGCCACGATGCTGCAGAACCAGCCGCAATGGGCATGGTTCATGATGTGGTCCGAGCATCTGCGCGGGAACAACACCAACGCCGAGATCCAAGCGGCGTACTTCCATCCCCGCGTTCTGAACCAGGGCGAGGTCAGCCTCCCCTGAGGCCACTGTCGCCATCGTCGGCCCCGACTCACGGATCACGATTCGGGCCGGGCCGGGCCGGACGGGCCCGGCACCTGTTCTTCTTGACGGCAAGCGGCCGGGTGCGGTCACAGCCATCCGGACAGCCCGTGGAGAAAGCCGACCGGATCGTCACGGTGGACGGTGTGCCCCGCACCGTCCACCGTCCGCGTGTGCCAGCCCCGGCGGCGCAGCGTAGCGGCCGCGACCGGTGGAATCCGCTCGCTGGGATCAGCGAGCAGCACCAGGGAGGGTACGGCCGGGGCCGTGGGCAGGCCGGGCAAGTGCATCAGGGCGGCGACGGAACTCGGGTCCCAGGTTGCCAGGGCCCGATGCTCGGCGGTGATGTCGTCGTCGTGCCAGCGCGGGTGCGCGGCCCGCAACTCCTGCCAGGTGGCGTGCTTGACGGCGCGCAGGGCGGCCAGGTCCCGGGGCCGGCTCACCCATGCGGGGTCGCAGTGGATGGCGCGGGCACAGCGCAATCGGGGTAGAGCGGTCAGCAGTGCGGCGGAGCCGAGTGAGTGGCCGATGGCGAGGTCGGGGGCCGGGGGCAGGGTTTCGAGCAGGTCGGCGGCCAGGACGGCGGGAGTGTAGTTCTCGCCGTGGCCACTTGCGCCGTGACCGCGCAGGTCGACGGCGATGACCCGGTAGCCGCGGTCGGCGACAGCGGGTGCGACGCGGTTCCATGTACGTGAGTCCGTCATGATGCCGTGCACCAGTACGGCTGTGCGGGGTCCGCTCCCCCACACTCTGGTCGCGAGCATCATGAGGCGGCGCCCAGGGGAACCCGCGCGCGGTGCGGGGCGCTGAGCGGCACCCCGGCCGCTTCCTCCCGGTCATGCCCGTCCAGACTCGCCTCCCCCAGTTCTCCGACCGGGGCAGCGGCCACGGCAGCCGCCAGGTCAGGGCTGCCGGGCAGGTCGGAGAGAAGCGACGGCGCGGCGCGGTGCGCGCCGAACCACAGCTCGGCCTGCGGTTCACCGTCGGGTCGCTGCCCGAGAAGAGCGGGGATCGCGGTGCGTGACCCCCAGGGACAGGCGCGTGCGACGGGGCTGAGGAGAGAGAGTGCGGTCACGGGGCGCTCCGGAGAGGGGGGTTGAGGACGGGGTGAGCCGCCCTTGTCGGGCGAGGGCGGCTCACCGGTGCCGGGCACGGGTCAGGGCAGTCGTGCCCGGGACGCTGCTGCAGCCATCGTCGTCAGTCGGTGGGTTCCCGTGGGGGTGCGCTGCTGCCGCGGGGCATCAGTACGGGCTGCGCCACCGGGCCGGACGACAGGTCGCGGCGGTGGACGACGTCGAACAGCCGACGGGTCACGTCGGCGCCGAAACCGAACACGTCATGGCTCATGGCGGAGAGGGTCGGGTGGGTGAGTTGGCACAACTGGGAGTCGTCCCAGGCGA includes these proteins:
- a CDS encoding alpha/beta fold hydrolase, with amino-acid sequence MMLATRVWGSGPRTAVLVHGIMTDSRTWNRVAPAVADRGYRVIAVDLRGHGASGHGENYTPAVLAADLLETLPPAPDLAIGHSLGSAALLTALPRLRCARAIHCDPAWVSRPRDLAALRAVKHATWQELRAAHPRWHDDDITAEHRALATWDPSSVAALMHLPGLPTAPAVPSLVLLADPSERIPPVAAATLRRRGWHTRTVDGAGHTVHRDDPVGFLHGLSGWL
- a CDS encoding glycosyl hydrolase, with the translated sequence MTAAAVFTALFTWPAAESAQAFPATPKQTVVNYLQTISGNNIVSGQHNKEPASAPGQYTQQVKDVTGQYPGLWGGDLMFNAADVANRQRVVDQAKTEWANGSLVSLTWHACPPTGGSTCAFEGGVKSNISNTQFSQIVTNGSALNTTWKRRLDEVAPYLQQLKNAGIPVLFRPFHEMNESWNWWGNRPGTNGSARLFQITRDYLAGTKGLDNLIWVWNVQDNPAGGWSNYYPGNQYADVVSLDVWYKSHPSSADYQQMRNIAGTKPMAIGEIGKMPTATMLQNQPQWAWFMMWSEHLRGNNTNAEIQAAYFHPRVLNQGEVSLP